The following are encoded together in the Solidesulfovibrio fructosivorans JJ] genome:
- the tsaA gene encoding tRNA (N6-threonylcarbamoyladenosine(37)-N6)-methyltransferase TrmO, which yields MNIIPEDIAYRPIGILRSPFTDIQGMPVQPVGALGVTGHIEVHPDFAEGLADLEGFSHVFLLYHLHRVRGYDLTVRPFLDNADHGIFATRSPKRPNPIGLSVLELEEVSGLTVRLRNVDVLDGTPVLDIKPYVPHFDVWEAGKVGWFATKARKADGYISDDRFR from the coding sequence GTGAACATAATCCCGGAAGACATCGCCTACCGTCCCATCGGCATTCTGCGTTCCCCGTTCACCGACATCCAGGGCATGCCCGTGCAGCCCGTGGGAGCCCTGGGCGTGACAGGGCATATCGAGGTGCACCCCGACTTCGCCGAGGGGTTGGCCGACCTGGAAGGGTTCTCCCACGTCTTTCTGCTCTACCACCTGCACCGGGTGCGCGGGTACGACCTGACCGTGCGGCCGTTTCTGGACAACGCCGACCACGGCATCTTCGCCACCCGTTCGCCCAAGCGGCCCAATCCCATCGGCCTGTCCGTGCTGGAGCTGGAGGAGGTTTCGGGCCTGACCGTGCGCCTGCGCAACGTCGACGTCCTCGACGGCACGCCGGTGCTCGACATCAAACCCTACGTGCCGCACTTCGACGTCTGGGAGGCGGGCAAGGTCGGCTGGTTCGCCACCAAGGCCCGCAAGGCCGACGGCTATATTTCCGACGACCGCTTTCGCTGA